Proteins from a genomic interval of Clostridium sp. M62/1:
- the pdxA gene encoding 4-hydroxythreonine-4-phosphate dehydrogenase PdxA → MNEKPIVGITMGDPAGNGPEITVKALAHADVYDRCRPIVVGDAKMIEQAARFVGRPDINIHRCEKVSDALFESGTIDVLHLELIQDVSAFPIGQVSIEGGNAAFQCVRKVIELALAGEVDATCTNALNKEAMNKALEFYHGEKSDGYTHFDGHTEIYAAYTNTKKYTMMLAHHDLRVVHVSTHVSLREACDRVKKDRVLEVIEIADKACRDMGIENPKVAVAGLNPHCGENGLFGTEEREEISPAIEAAKAEGINAMGPIPPDSVFSEALGGWYDIVVCMYHDQGHIPLKTVGFVYDRELKSWKAVEGVNITLGLPIIRTSVDHGTGFALAGKGTSNELSLVNAIDYAIRMAKGRRA, encoded by the coding sequence ATGAACGAAAAGCCGATTGTCGGTATTACCATGGGTGATCCTGCAGGCAATGGCCCGGAGATCACCGTCAAAGCGCTGGCTCACGCCGATGTCTATGACCGCTGCCGCCCCATCGTGGTCGGCGATGCCAAGATGATCGAACAGGCGGCCCGTTTCGTTGGCCGTCCCGACATCAATATTCACCGCTGTGAAAAGGTAAGCGACGCCTTATTTGAGTCCGGCACCATTGACGTGCTGCACCTGGAATTAATCCAGGATGTGAGCGCATTCCCCATCGGTCAGGTGAGCATCGAGGGAGGAAACGCTGCCTTCCAGTGCGTCAGAAAGGTCATCGAGCTGGCTCTGGCAGGAGAGGTGGACGCAACCTGCACGAACGCTCTGAACAAGGAAGCCATGAATAAGGCTCTGGAGTTCTATCACGGCGAGAAATCTGACGGATACACACATTTTGACGGCCACACAGAGATCTATGCAGCCTACACCAATACAAAGAAATACACGATGATGCTGGCCCACCACGACCTGCGGGTGGTGCACGTTTCCACCCACGTCTCCCTGCGGGAAGCCTGCGACCGGGTAAAGAAGGACCGCGTTCTGGAGGTAATCGAGATTGCAGATAAGGCCTGCAGGGATATGGGAATCGAAAACCCGAAGGTTGCCGTTGCCGGCCTGAATCCCCACTGCGGTGAGAACGGCCTGTTCGGCACGGAAGAGAGGGAAGAGATAAGCCCCGCCATCGAGGCGGCTAAGGCTGAGGGAATCAACGCCATGGGCCCCATCCCTCCGGACAGTGTATTTTCAGAGGCTCTCGGCGGCTGGTACGACATCGTCGTATGCATGTACCACGATCAGGGACATATCCCTCTGAAAACCGTAGGCTTTGTCTATGACCGTGAGCTGAAATCCTGGAAAGCCGTGGAAGGCGTCAATATTACCCTGGGTCTTCCGATCATCCGCACCAGTGTGGATCACGGCACAGGCTTCGCCCTGGCAGGAAAGGGAACCAGCAACGAGCTCAGCCTTGTGAACGCCATCGACTATGCCATCCGCATGGCAAAGGGACGCCGGGCGTAG
- the dapA gene encoding 4-hydroxy-tetrahydrodipicolinate synthase, whose protein sequence is MKAVEIKGIIPPILTPMNDDESINVAELRNQVDRMIEGGVHALFPFGTNGEGYILNAKEKQLVLETVIEQCNGRVPVYAGTGCISTKETIEQSKMAQAAGADVLSIITPSFAAASQDELYEHYRAVAEAVDMPIVLYNIPARTGNALAPATVGRLAQIENIVGAKDSSGNFTNILGYIDAGKKKTNGKFCTLSGNDQLIIWTLLAGGTGGIAGCANVYPHTMASIYNLFMEGKIEEAKAANESIQSFRACFKYGNPNTIVKTATRLLGYNVGPCRAPFNQVPEEGIKALKKVLAENEAKGMH, encoded by the coding sequence ATGAAAGCAGTTGAAATCAAAGGTATCATCCCGCCAATTCTCACACCTATGAACGACGATGAGAGCATCAACGTAGCTGAACTTCGCAACCAGGTAGACCGCATGATCGAGGGCGGCGTTCACGCTCTCTTCCCATTCGGAACAAACGGCGAGGGCTACATCCTGAACGCCAAGGAAAAGCAGCTGGTACTGGAAACCGTAATCGAGCAGTGCAACGGCCGTGTCCCGGTATACGCAGGCACAGGCTGCATCTCCACAAAGGAGACCATCGAGCAGAGCAAGATGGCACAGGCTGCCGGCGCAGACGTGCTCTCCATCATCACTCCCAGCTTTGCAGCTGCCAGCCAGGACGAGCTCTACGAGCACTACAGGGCTGTGGCTGAGGCCGTTGACATGCCGATCGTTCTCTACAACATCCCGGCCCGCACAGGAAACGCCCTGGCTCCCGCCACAGTAGGTCGGCTGGCACAGATCGAGAATATCGTGGGAGCAAAGGATTCCAGCGGAAACTTCACAAACATCCTGGGCTACATTGACGCAGGAAAGAAGAAAACAAACGGCAAGTTCTGTACCCTGTCCGGCAACGACCAGTTAATTATCTGGACCCTGCTTGCAGGCGGCACAGGCGGAATCGCAGGCTGCGCAAATGTTTACCCGCACACCATGGCATCCATCTACAACCTCTTCATGGAGGGCAAAATTGAGGAGGCCAAGGCTGCCAACGAGAGCATCCAGAGCTTCCGCGCCTGCTTCAAATACGGCAACCCGAACACCATTGTCAAGACTGCCACACGCCTGTTAGGCTACAACGTAGGACCGTGCCGCGCGCCGTTCAACCAGGTTCCTGAGGAGGGCATCAAGGCACTGAAGAAGGTTCTGGCAGAAAACGAAGCCAAGGGCATGCACTAA
- a CDS encoding iron-containing alcohol dehydrogenase: protein MLTTYNLKMPHAVYGGENAMDNITAILKLNGVKRVAMFTDKGIEAAGLFSLPEEAVKAAGADYYVLDELPAEPSYMAVQKLVDEFKASGADMIVACGGGSVMDAAKLASILVTDEYGVKELLDDPGRAKKCVPIILIPTTAGTGAEVTPNAIVAVPEKELKVGIVNENMIADYVILDARMIKNLPRKIAAATGVDALAHCIECFTSNKANPFSDLYALEGLDLILNNIEKACDDPEAMTEKNRMQIAAYYGGLAITASGTTAVHALSYPLGGKYHIAHGVSNAILLAPVMRFNEPACRERFAIAYDRCCHDEVKTCKTAAEKSAWIISRLEEIVKHLDIPTSLKEFGVPESDLDSLVEAGMQVQRLLVNNPRTVTPEDARALYMEIL from the coding sequence ATGCTTACCACCTACAATCTTAAAATGCCCCATGCCGTATACGGCGGGGAAAACGCTATGGACAACATTACCGCCATCCTCAAATTAAACGGGGTAAAGCGCGTGGCAATGTTCACTGACAAGGGAATCGAGGCAGCCGGTCTGTTCTCTCTGCCGGAGGAGGCAGTGAAGGCAGCAGGAGCTGACTACTATGTATTAGATGAGCTGCCGGCAGAGCCCAGCTACATGGCTGTTCAGAAGCTGGTAGACGAGTTCAAGGCAAGCGGCGCTGACATGATCGTTGCCTGCGGCGGCGGAAGCGTTATGGACGCTGCAAAGCTGGCCAGCATTCTGGTTACCGATGAGTACGGTGTTAAGGAGCTCTTGGACGATCCCGGCCGCGCGAAAAAATGCGTTCCGATCATCCTGATCCCAACCACTGCCGGCACAGGCGCAGAGGTTACCCCGAACGCCATTGTGGCAGTTCCCGAGAAGGAGTTAAAGGTGGGAATCGTCAATGAGAACATGATCGCCGACTATGTGATCCTCGATGCGCGCATGATCAAGAATCTGCCGCGCAAGATCGCCGCTGCCACAGGAGTGGACGCTCTGGCCCACTGCATTGAGTGCTTCACCAGCAACAAGGCCAACCCCTTCAGCGATCTCTATGCCCTGGAGGGACTGGACCTGATCCTCAACAACATCGAGAAGGCCTGCGACGATCCGGAGGCCATGACAGAGAAAAACCGCATGCAGATTGCAGCCTACTACGGCGGTCTGGCTATCACAGCCAGCGGCACCACAGCCGTACACGCTTTAAGCTACCCGCTGGGCGGCAAATACCATATTGCCCACGGCGTTTCAAACGCCATTCTGCTGGCACCGGTTATGCGCTTTAATGAGCCGGCCTGCCGTGAGCGCTTCGCCATCGCCTACGACCGCTGCTGCCACGACGAGGTAAAGACCTGCAAAACCGCCGCTGAGAAGTCTGCATGGATCATCAGCCGGCTGGAGGAGATTGTAAAACATCTCGACATCCCCACAAGCCTCAAGGAATTCGGCGTGCCGGAGAGTGATCTGGACAGCCTTGTAGAGGCAGGCATGCAGGTACAGCGCCTGTTAGTCAATAATCCGCGCACCGTAACGCCTGAGGACGCCCGGGCCCTTTATATGGAAATTTTATAG
- a CDS encoding sialidase family protein encodes MTYPKLPGLTWDGTVYENEEMGTIEALIPNGGYPTAHAPAMVELPNGDLLCCWFAGTYEGSADVHIVCSRLPKDGQAWLPPVDISSDPTRSEQNPSLFYGPDSAVWAMYTAQLDRQEGKDNMQFTSVVRCQKSTDGGLTWGPYETIFPEEGTFCRQPIQILSNGRWIFSNWICTDSADGLSGDPTAFRISDDQGKTWKKVMMPESNGHVHANVVELEPGHLAAFMRNREAYRIHRSESFDWGETWSKPEPTPLPNNNSSISAVKLQSGRIAIAYNPTCTPDPQPGKAAWPGLRCPVAVALSEDGGLTFPIIRWMERGEGFIGDENKTNNKQYEYPYIMQGKDGMIHLAYAARTRQGVKYVRFTEQDILGEKRERVGLYNPTAAQSR; translated from the coding sequence ATGACATATCCAAAGCTCCCGGGACTTACCTGGGATGGAACCGTTTATGAAAATGAAGAGATGGGCACCATCGAGGCCCTGATTCCAAACGGCGGCTACCCGACTGCTCACGCGCCGGCCATGGTGGAACTGCCAAACGGCGACCTGCTGTGCTGCTGGTTTGCCGGAACCTACGAGGGAAGCGCTGACGTTCACATTGTATGTTCCCGCCTTCCCAAGGACGGACAGGCATGGCTTCCGCCTGTGGATATCTCCAGCGACCCGACCCGCAGCGAACAGAATCCCTCCCTGTTCTACGGCCCTGACAGCGCAGTGTGGGCCATGTACACAGCCCAGCTGGACCGCCAGGAGGGCAAGGATAATATGCAGTTTACCTCTGTTGTGCGCTGTCAGAAGAGCACAGACGGAGGCCTCACCTGGGGACCGTATGAAACCATATTCCCGGAGGAGGGAACCTTCTGCCGCCAGCCCATTCAGATCCTCTCCAACGGACGCTGGATTTTCTCCAACTGGATCTGCACCGATTCTGCAGACGGTCTGTCCGGCGATCCGACAGCCTTCCGCATCTCCGATGATCAGGGAAAAACGTGGAAAAAGGTTATGATGCCGGAGAGCAACGGCCACGTACATGCCAATGTGGTGGAGCTGGAGCCAGGTCACCTGGCTGCCTTCATGAGAAACCGCGAGGCCTACCGCATTCACCGCAGCGAGTCCTTCGACTGGGGCGAAACCTGGAGTAAGCCTGAGCCGACTCCCCTTCCGAACAATAACTCCAGCATCAGCGCAGTCAAGCTGCAGAGCGGCCGCATCGCCATCGCCTACAATCCTACCTGCACGCCGGATCCACAGCCTGGAAAGGCAGCATGGCCGGGACTTCGCTGCCCGGTGGCAGTGGCCCTGTCTGAGGACGGCGGTCTGACCTTCCCCATCATCCGCTGGATGGAGCGCGGCGAGGGATTCATCGGCGATGAAAACAAGACCAACAACAAACAGTACGAATACCCCTATATCATGCAGGGAAAAGACGGAATGATTCATCTGGCCTATGCCGCCCGCACCCGCCAGGGAGTCAAGTACGTGCGCTTCACCGAGCAGGATATTCTCGGCGAAAAGCGGGAGCGCGTGGGACTCTACAATCCGACTGCTGCTCAGAGCCGCTAA
- a CDS encoding four-carbon acid sugar kinase family protein produces the protein MILLFIIADDFTGALDTGVQFAARGIPTQVTVDPEVDFAAHDTAVLVVDTETRHLPASEAYEKVFHLSRRALAYGIRNIYKKTDSALRGNIGAELTALLQASGRKNLPFLPAFPQAGRITRQGFHYIDGIPVTESPFGLDPFEPVRHASVTELIAEQCGTPAKSCPAPTPDSSLPDEPGILVFDAESTDDLLSTGRRLSEAGMLSISAGCAGFGAILPDLLDIFEGKPRPLPSLDPRFLVVCGSVNPITLAQLDRAERAGFARIRLTPRQKLEPGYWSGSHGQKELLQIEEILAQNPRCIIETNDPGGNQPTADYAAKLCIDRETLRVRIAGSLGYLVGELFTSPFLGTLLLTGGDTLLQCMNCVGVTELEPLCELEQGVVLARFSCNGCTRHVITKSGGFGKEDLLTELASRIASGSGGQNETSKP, from the coding sequence ATGATCCTTCTTTTCATTATTGCAGACGACTTCACCGGCGCTCTCGATACCGGCGTCCAGTTCGCCGCCCGAGGCATTCCCACGCAGGTAACGGTTGACCCTGAGGTGGATTTCGCTGCCCACGATACCGCTGTGCTGGTAGTCGACACAGAGACCCGCCATCTTCCGGCGTCTGAGGCCTATGAAAAAGTCTTTCACCTGAGCAGGAGGGCTCTGGCTTACGGTATCAGAAACATTTACAAAAAGACAGACTCGGCGCTGCGCGGGAATATCGGTGCGGAGCTTACGGCTCTCCTTCAGGCATCCGGGAGGAAGAATCTTCCATTTCTGCCTGCCTTCCCGCAGGCGGGGCGGATAACCAGACAGGGCTTTCACTACATAGACGGCATCCCGGTAACGGAAAGTCCCTTTGGGCTCGATCCCTTTGAGCCTGTGAGACATGCCTCTGTGACGGAGCTGATTGCAGAGCAGTGCGGTACTCCGGCAAAGAGCTGTCCGGCTCCCACGCCGGACAGCTCCCTTCCCGATGAGCCGGGCATCCTTGTCTTTGACGCTGAGAGCACAGATGACCTGCTGTCAACCGGCCGGAGGCTTTCAGAAGCCGGCATGCTTTCCATATCTGCCGGCTGCGCAGGCTTCGGCGCCATTCTTCCGGACCTTCTGGATATTTTTGAAGGAAAGCCCCGGCCCCTTCCAAGCCTGGATCCCAGATTTCTGGTGGTGTGCGGCAGCGTCAATCCCATCACCCTCGCTCAGCTTGATCGGGCGGAGCGCGCAGGCTTTGCACGGATACGCCTGACTCCCAGGCAGAAGCTGGAGCCGGGCTACTGGTCCGGCAGCCATGGACAGAAAGAGCTCTTGCAGATAGAAGAAATTCTGGCTCAAAACCCACGCTGCATCATTGAAACCAATGATCCGGGAGGCAATCAGCCCACTGCCGATTATGCGGCAAAACTTTGCATTGACCGGGAAACCCTTCGCGTGCGTATTGCCGGAAGCCTCGGATATCTGGTAGGAGAGCTGTTCACCAGTCCTTTTCTGGGCACTCTTCTGCTGACCGGCGGAGACACACTTTTACAGTGCATGAACTGTGTAGGCGTCACGGAGCTGGAGCCCCTCTGCGAGCTGGAGCAGGGCGTGGTGCTGGCCCGCTTTTCCTGCAATGGATGCACGCGCCATGTCATCACAAAATCCGGCGGCTTCGGCAAAGAAGACCTGCTGACCGAACTGGCCTCGCGCATTGCCTCCGGTTCCGGCGGGCAGAATGAAACATCGAAACCATAA
- a CDS encoding sigma-54-dependent transcriptional regulator has protein sequence MVETRTRILGIAPYEGMHTAMDRAAAAYPNVQLDVFTGDLDVGVAIVQSMSPNSYDCIISRGGTAELIRQVTDLPVVEIQLSVYDVLSTMKLAENYSNRYAIVGFPSITEPAHTLCDLLGYQLDILTVHGADEATETLERLKKDGYRMVVCDMVTHTIARKMELDAFLITSGVESLHAAIDQAINISLWFGRIRQENTFLRSITQGQNGRAVVLDADGAVFYSSPTEPPDGLAEALRSHLGEVPGNGSMKFYYTDRSQLYSITAQTLLMNTERYCLFYCVPSRIPLHSHWTGIRTMNKGECEYLFTNSFYSVSGAMGTQDAEIRALAAVHHPVMIRGESGTGKEQIAWFLYLHSPQVNKPFVAVNCEQMNDKSWDFLLGHYNSPLNATGNTIYFQNFEAIPEQRASELLAAIQETGLARRVRLLFSFDCRDSEPVPEMARRFMARLGCQTLNLPSLRSRSDEIPSLASLYLASMKMELGKQISGFEPKAIEMLRQYDWPNNYTQFKHILESLAMMTTSTYIRSSMVAELLAKERSVRRGLVQASSLVSTGRTLEEIIREVVEQAVTANNGNRAAAARQLGISRTTLWRYLSKNGDLSQE, from the coding sequence ATGGTTGAAACACGTACCCGAATTTTAGGGATTGCCCCCTACGAGGGGATGCATACTGCCATGGATCGGGCGGCTGCCGCGTATCCGAATGTACAGCTTGACGTTTTTACCGGGGATCTGGACGTGGGAGTTGCCATTGTACAGAGTATGTCCCCGAATTCCTATGACTGTATTATTTCCCGCGGCGGCACGGCAGAGCTGATCCGCCAGGTGACAGATCTGCCGGTAGTGGAGATTCAGCTTTCCGTATATGATGTGCTGAGCACCATGAAGCTGGCTGAGAATTATTCTAACCGCTATGCCATCGTCGGTTTTCCCAGCATTACGGAGCCGGCCCATACATTGTGCGATCTGCTGGGTTACCAGCTTGATATACTGACCGTACACGGGGCAGATGAGGCTACGGAAACGCTGGAGCGGCTGAAAAAAGACGGCTACCGCATGGTAGTCTGCGACATGGTGACCCATACTATCGCAAGAAAAATGGAGCTGGACGCATTTCTGATCACCTCAGGCGTGGAGAGCCTGCATGCGGCCATTGACCAGGCCATCAATATCAGCCTCTGGTTTGGAAGGATCCGCCAGGAGAATACGTTTCTGCGAAGCATTACCCAGGGACAGAACGGGCGGGCAGTTGTCCTCGATGCCGACGGCGCCGTCTTTTACAGCAGCCCTACAGAGCCGCCAGACGGGCTGGCAGAGGCTCTGCGCTCCCATCTCGGGGAGGTGCCCGGGAACGGTTCTATGAAATTTTATTATACGGATCGCAGCCAGCTCTACAGCATCACAGCTCAGACCCTCTTGATGAATACGGAGAGATACTGCCTGTTTTACTGCGTGCCCTCACGCATTCCGCTTCACTCCCATTGGACGGGAATCCGTACCATGAATAAGGGGGAGTGTGAATATCTGTTTACAAACAGCTTTTACAGCGTCAGCGGAGCTATGGGCACTCAGGACGCGGAGATCCGGGCACTTGCCGCTGTACATCACCCTGTCATGATCCGCGGAGAGTCCGGCACCGGAAAGGAGCAGATTGCATGGTTTCTCTATCTACACAGCCCGCAGGTGAATAAACCCTTTGTGGCGGTAAACTGTGAGCAGATGAACGACAAGAGCTGGGACTTTCTCCTGGGCCATTATAATTCGCCGTTAAATGCTACCGGCAATACGATCTATTTTCAAAATTTTGAGGCAATTCCAGAACAGAGGGCATCAGAGCTCTTGGCAGCCATACAGGAAACAGGGCTTGCCAGGCGCGTGAGGCTTCTCTTTTCCTTTGACTGCCGGGACAGCGAGCCGGTTCCTGAGATGGCCCGACGCTTCATGGCCAGGCTGGGCTGCCAGACACTGAACCTGCCCTCCCTCAGAAGCCGTTCCGATGAGATTCCCTCCCTGGCAAGTCTGTATCTGGCGAGTATGAAGATGGAGCTGGGAAAACAGATCTCTGGCTTTGAGCCAAAGGCCATAGAGATGCTGCGCCAGTATGACTGGCCAAACAATTACACACAGTTTAAGCACATTTTGGAATCACTTGCGATGATGACAACCTCCACCTATATCCGCAGCAGTATGGTGGCAGAGCTTCTGGCCAAGGAGCGCTCTGTACGGCGGGGGCTGGTTCAGGCGTCTTCCCTTGTGAGCACCGGGAGAACCCTTGAGGAAATCATCAGGGAGGTGGTGGAGCAGGCCGTGACGGCCAACAACGGAAACCGCGCAGCCGCTGCCCGCCAGCTGGGCATCAGTCGGACAACCCTCTGGCGCTATCTGAGCAAGAATGGTGATCTTTCGCAGGAATAA
- the spoIIID gene encoding sporulation transcriptional regulator SpoIIID, protein MKEYIEERAVTIANYIIDHNATVRQTAKKFGISKSTVHKDVTDRLEGINPSLAAQARVVLDINKAERHIRGGLATKEKYQHQLQACSTDEKLM, encoded by the coding sequence ATGAAGGAATATATTGAGGAACGGGCCGTAACCATTGCCAATTACATCATAGACCATAATGCGACAGTGCGACAGACGGCGAAGAAGTTTGGGATCAGTAAGTCGACGGTACATAAGGACGTAACAGACCGCCTGGAAGGCATCAATCCGTCCTTGGCCGCCCAGGCCAGAGTGGTTTTGGACATTAATAAGGCAGAACGCCATATCCGCGGCGGACTTGCCACGAAGGAGAAGTACCAGCATCAGCTTCAGGCCTGCAGCACAGATGAGAAACTTATGTAG
- a CDS encoding protease complex subunit PrcB family protein, with translation MKHILRTRGAAILAAGVLILAACLLGGCTGKEEAAKVRDLEFTVIGQNEIPQELADMIGQKKNEEFKLTYTDGADLYIAVGYGEQPTGGYSITVPEFYLTENSIVIKTELQGPESTEQAGNSPSFPYIVIKTPFMEEPVVFQ, from the coding sequence ATGAAACATATTCTTAGAACCAGAGGTGCCGCCATTCTCGCGGCCGGCGTCCTGATTCTCGCAGCATGCCTGCTGGGCGGCTGTACCGGAAAAGAGGAGGCGGCCAAGGTAAGAGATTTGGAGTTTACCGTGATAGGACAGAATGAAATTCCGCAGGAGCTGGCCGATATGATTGGACAGAAAAAGAATGAGGAATTCAAATTGACCTATACAGACGGTGCGGATCTTTACATAGCAGTGGGGTATGGAGAGCAGCCTACCGGCGGATACAGCATCACGGTTCCGGAATTCTACCTGACTGAAAACTCTATTGTCATCAAAACGGAGCTGCAGGGGCCTGAGAGCACGGAACAGGCAGGAAATTCACCCTCTTTCCCCTATATTGTGATAAAAACTCCGTTTATGGAGGAACCGGTGGTTTTCCAGTAG
- a CDS encoding recombinase family protein, which produces MQYEHDTYDRHLKRGNAAGQQPQNREGSHLRGAIYLRLSKDDDGRKESSSIGSQRRLLLRYAQEKGFPIVREYSDDGWSGTTFDRPAFQEMIRDIKRGEINLVMTKDLSRLGRDYILSGQYTELFFPSMNVRFIAVNDGYDSAVSDMDLIPFRNIINEMYARDISRKIRSSLRTRMEDGSYIGNFAPYGYIKQPGPPVQLIPDPETASIVKEIFSMGAEGRTPAEIADSLNQRKIPSPAVYRCLKHPWLCENNYTVKRIWTANSVLKMLHNPVYLGRMIQGKSRKLSFKSRLTVANPAELWVDAGRTHEPLVSEAVFEACKEEIQKRRCRR; this is translated from the coding sequence TTGCAGTATGAGCACGACACGTACGACAGGCATTTGAAAAGAGGAAACGCCGCAGGCCAACAGCCTCAGAACCGTGAAGGCAGTCATTTGCGGGGAGCTATCTATCTGCGGCTCTCAAAAGACGATGACGGACGAAAGGAAAGTTCCAGTATCGGAAGCCAGCGCAGGCTTCTGCTGCGGTATGCACAGGAGAAGGGCTTTCCCATCGTCCGCGAGTATTCGGACGACGGATGGTCTGGAACCACCTTTGACCGGCCTGCATTTCAGGAAATGATCCGGGATATTAAGCGGGGAGAGATTAATCTTGTGATGACCAAGGATCTGTCCCGGCTCGGCAGAGATTATATTTTGTCCGGGCAGTACACAGAACTTTTTTTCCCCTCGATGAATGTCCGCTTTATTGCAGTCAACGACGGCTATGATTCAGCTGTTTCCGACATGGATCTCATTCCCTTCAGAAATATCATCAACGAAATGTATGCCAGAGATATTTCCAGAAAGATCCGCTCTTCCCTGCGGACGAGGATGGAGGACGGAAGCTATATAGGAAATTTTGCGCCTTACGGCTATATCAAGCAGCCCGGCCCTCCTGTGCAGCTGATTCCCGATCCGGAGACCGCCTCCATCGTTAAAGAAATATTCTCCATGGGAGCTGAGGGCAGAACACCTGCTGAGATCGCAGACAGTTTAAATCAGAGAAAAATCCCCTCCCCCGCTGTCTACCGCTGCCTGAAGCATCCATGGCTCTGTGAAAACAATTACACAGTTAAACGTATCTGGACAGCGAACTCCGTCTTAAAAATGCTCCACAATCCCGTTTACCTAGGCCGTATGATTCAGGGAAAAAGCCGCAAACTCTCCTTCAAAAGCAGGCTGACGGTGGCAAACCCTGCGGAGCTGTGGGTGGATGCCGGAAGAACCCACGAGCCTCTTGTGAGCGAAGCTGTGTTTGAAGCATGTAAAGAGGAAATTCAAAAGCGGCGCTGCCGGCGATGA
- a CDS encoding tetratricopeptide repeat protein, which produces MAVLMSELCSQGADLIWKQCNEELFAQGLEYLERAAEDGDADALFFLGHCYSWGDAAVGFNDKKAYECYLAGAEAGSARCVLGALRAGQYDERLQAQARYSLAESLQIVMEAAAGGEPYAAYQLADGFYYDDFYDILPKSERAAGNCFKWYEKAGEGGIVNAMERAGKCCFSGTYTRKDVSAGLYWAEKAAAAGSAWGLLKMGLFTLEQQDYEAAFAYLYAAARQGDEEALFYLGEMCLNGAGTEQDTEQAIAFFEEAARHDNRESFVRLGQIYSEGEYENYERACYWYSRAYAAGDHQVGLALGRLYCMPGEYQDFQKAERLLAEYAQGEEDGQACCLLAHLYHEGLIPGSGAEEAAAYFEQGAAMGNDECIQILGHLYFEGEELPQNYARAYELLNSSWEKGTLRELCQLAYLCRNGYGCEKDEKRAAELYRKTAETEKNADAYYELGSLYEKGTQIQRDLEQAVDYYRQAALLGNDSARRRLTHFKRNIFGKWKYVN; this is translated from the coding sequence ATGGCGGTATTAATGTCAGAGCTGTGCAGCCAGGGAGCAGATTTAATCTGGAAGCAGTGCAACGAGGAGCTGTTTGCGCAGGGACTTGAATATTTAGAGAGAGCAGCAGAGGACGGGGATGCGGATGCTCTCTTCTTTCTGGGACACTGCTACAGCTGGGGAGATGCGGCGGTAGGCTTTAATGATAAAAAAGCATATGAGTGTTATCTGGCCGGTGCGGAAGCCGGAAGCGCCCGCTGTGTGCTGGGAGCGCTGCGGGCGGGGCAGTACGATGAGCGGCTGCAGGCGCAGGCCCGGTATTCTCTGGCAGAAAGCCTTCAGATTGTGATGGAAGCGGCTGCAGGAGGGGAGCCCTATGCCGCTTATCAGCTGGCAGATGGATTTTACTATGACGATTTTTATGACATTCTTCCCAAGAGCGAGCGGGCTGCCGGAAACTGTTTCAAATGGTATGAAAAGGCGGGAGAAGGCGGAATTGTAAATGCCATGGAGAGAGCAGGAAAATGCTGCTTTTCCGGGACCTATACCCGCAAGGATGTGTCGGCGGGACTCTATTGGGCAGAGAAAGCCGCAGCAGCCGGGAGCGCCTGGGGGCTGCTGAAGATGGGGCTGTTTACCCTGGAACAGCAGGATTATGAGGCCGCGTTTGCCTATTTGTATGCAGCTGCCCGCCAGGGAGATGAGGAGGCCCTCTTCTATCTGGGGGAGATGTGTCTGAACGGGGCGGGAACCGAACAGGATACCGAGCAGGCGATTGCCTTCTTTGAGGAAGCTGCCAGGCACGATAACAGGGAAAGCTTTGTCAGGCTGGGGCAGATCTACTCAGAAGGAGAGTATGAAAATTATGAGAGAGCCTGCTACTGGTACAGCCGGGCCTATGCCGCCGGAGATCATCAGGTTGGCCTTGCTCTGGGAAGACTGTACTGTATGCCGGGAGAGTACCAGGATTTCCAGAAGGCCGAAAGGCTTTTAGCTGAGTATGCCCAGGGGGAAGAGGATGGACAGGCCTGCTGTCTGCTGGCTCATCTTTACCATGAGGGCCTGATTCCAGGCTCCGGTGCAGAAGAAGCGGCGGCGTATTTCGAGCAGGGCGCAGCCATGGGAAACGATGAATGTATTCAGATTCTCGGGCATCTCTACTTTGAGGGAGAGGAGCTTCCCCAGAACTATGCCAGGGCCTATGAACTGCTAAACAGCTCCTGGGAAAAGGGGACGCTTAGGGAGCTGTGTCAGCTTGCCTATCTGTGCCGGAATGGCTATGGATGTGAAAAAGATGAGAAGCGGGCTGCAGAGCTGTACAGGAAGACTGCAGAGACTGAGAAAAACGCGGATGCCTACTATGAGTTGGGCAGCTTATATGAAAAAGGAACACAGATTCAGCGGGATCTGGAGCAGGCGGTCGATTACTACAGACAGGCAGCTCTTTTGGGAAATGACAGCGCCAGAAGGAGGCTTACACACTTTAAGCGCAACATTTTTGGAAAGTGGAAGTATGTCAACTGA